In Fulvia fulva chromosome 10, complete sequence, a single window of DNA contains:
- a CDS encoding Polyubiquitin: protein MQVFLKTPTGKTVTLEVQNTTTILEFKRMVEKKTGCPASCLRLIWAGKELACSIEDDEEEEKEQRTFDSYGIGNLRGGTDTYEVEPTTTIREFRTEIEKKTGVPPGCQKIVFAGKHLGGQADDDEDERKERTIESYNIQKEATVHVVLRLKGS, encoded by the exons ATGCAAGTCTTCCTTAAGACTCCCACCGGCAAGACAGTCACCCTAGAGGTCCAGAACACGACGACTATCCTCGAGTTCAAGAGGATGGTCGAAAAGAAGACCGGATGCCCTGCATCATGCCTCAGACTTATTTGGGCTGGGAAGGAGCTCGCATGCTCAATCGAGGATGATGAGGAGGAGGAAAAAGAGCAGCGGACTTTTGACTCG TACGGCATCGGA AACCTCCGTGGCGGTACCGACACCTACGAGGTCGAGCCGACAACTACCATCAGGGAGTTCAGAACCGAGATCGAGAAGAAAACTGGCGTTCCACCTGGCTGTCAGAAAATCGTCTTTGCAGGCAAGCATTTGGGAGGCCAGGCTGATGACGATGAAGATGAGAGAAAAGAGCGGACGATCGAGTCG TACAACATTCAAAAGGAGGCCACAGTCCATGTGGTGCTCCGTCTAAAAGGATCTTAA
- a CDS encoding Sensor for unfolded proteins in the ER ire1 — protein sequence MPPRRPPGPANLRVRDLLFLGFIAPIAAGLQHQPNVSPEQYADDVSSDPALSAADRRWQETVAHSLHTPHSHSGQRGFRDTDADVDQHHQQQKVVRASANHGALATVSSRANINAVSGQPPAQLTPASSAGLTSRQQARSLQDWQVEDIILLATVDGKLHARDRTTGAPRWTLETDSEVVETIRHRRENKTLDEKGQEQEDPLFVIEPSQDGSIYVLAPGLGLSRLGLTVKQLVEMSPYANDEYPAVAYTAEKKNTLYTVDAATGNILKTFSSAGSIVNDDRSCRRASPLDLEATECEPMGTITLGRVDYTIGVQDRNTGEPITTLKYFEWGPNNRDNDLRRDYEEAMDRKYVVSRYDGSILSVDLQPNGHYESAAALPKPRYKQKFPTPVVRVFDIVRPVDDLSGNAALVILPQPDTRKKIETDEEFENVWVGCTNSGNWYALSEGKYPTVTDKAPEARYYNPDVYDSRKKSPLPISKALYQGVHYMSLSSDINAEGRHIAGHNRLTIDAPTQGGDEMSLKPINAFQQGQNFTWWQVAIILTLVSVLSGSGGYAYKMKDTIEWDNFKQFKVPEILPNGPEAKIAPETEPTMVREAEPAQETIFPHDAASPAPHVRFAEPSRGDSPTKSEADVEDDETPKKKKATRGKRAGKKHKEKENAQLEAKNAKNDTLIPRPAAVISVAASESAELSGPLKINNLVIHTDKMIGQGSCGTIVYEGSFEGRGVAVKRMLSQYYELASQEVSFLQQSDDHPNVVRYFCQQKDDHFLYIAVELCQASLFEVWETEKAKTEERQRQLKTLKVSMQQDMSKTLQQLAAGLCHLHKLRIIHRDIKPQNILVAYPKKTQPDANRLVISDFGLGKNLPENVSTLVDPTGNAGTSGWKAPELISQPREITNQNTHSTSKDGSDSGIGGVSGVKRAADIFSLGCLFFWVLTDGVHPYEDENGWQQLRELNIKRDNKTLDALNRWSDAYEPLQLITSMLAYQPEKRPTAQAVLNHPYFWAPEKRLAFLCDVSDHFEREPRGTYDDWYRTDSATLRILEDRAFEVIGAPISDDIPPNFLAKLDRSFVDTLGKQRKYSGDRLLDLLRALRNKKNHYEDMPEHVKRQVGPLAGGYLSYWCERFPRLLMTCYEVVHEARLQGTDRFKGYFELGND from the exons ATGCCACCCAGGCGACCCCCCGGCCCCGCCAACCTGCGTGTGCGCGATCTGCTGTTTCTAGGCTTCATCGCACCCATTGCAGCTGGTCTGCAGCACCAGCCCAATGTCTCCCCCGAACAGTACGCCGACGATGTATCCTCCGACCCGGCGTTGTCGGCTGCAGACCGACGATGGCAAGAAACCGTCGCCCACTCTCTACACACTCCGCACAGTCACAGCGGCCAGCGAGGCTTCCGTGACACCGATGCGGACGTAGATCAACACCACCAACAACAAAAAGTAGTGCGAGCATCCGCCAACCATGGCGCCCTTGCGACTGTGTCCTCTCGCGCAAACATCAACGCGGTGAGCGGACAACCTCCTGCCCAGTTGACGCCGGCATCCTCCGCCGGTCTCACCTCGCGACAACAGGCGCGGTCTCTGCAGGATTGGCAGGTCGAGGACATTATCCTCCTGGCGACAGTTGACGGAAAGCTCCACGCCCGTGACAGAACCACTGGCGCCCCAAGATGGACGCTGGAAACCGACAGTGAAGTAGTCGAGACCATACGTCATCGTCGGGAAAACAAGACCTTGGACGAGAAGGGACAAGAACAGGAAGACCCATTGTTCGTGATAGAGCCCTCGCAGGATGGCAGCATCTATGTGCTGGCGCCCGGGCTTGGATTGTCGAGACTGGGATTGACAGTGAAACAACTGGTCGAAATGTCACCGTACGCCAACGACGAGTATCCGGCGGTAGCGTACACGGCTGAGAAGAAGAATACATTGTACACCGTCGATGCTGCCACCGGAAACATCTTGAAGACCTTCAGCTCAGCTGGATCCATCGTCAACGATGACAGGAGCTGCCGAAGAGCCAGTCCGCTCGATTTGGAAGCAACGGAATGTGAACCAATGGGTACAATCACCCTGGGCAGAGTCGACTACACGATTGGAGTGCAGGACAGAAACACCGGAGAGCCCATCACCACGCTCAAGTACTTCGAATGGGGTCCCAACAATCGTGACAACGATCTACGACGAGACTACGAAGAGGCCATGGACAGAAAGTACGTAGTGTCCAGGTACGATGGAAGCATCCTTAGCGTGGACCTCCAACCAAATGGGCATTACGAATCTGCAGCGGCATTGCCCAAGCCACGATACAAGCAGAAGTTCCCCACTCCGGTGGTGAGAGTCTTTGACATTGTCAGGCCGGTGGACGACCTGTCAGGCAACGCAGCTCTTGTCATCCTTCCACAACCGGACACACGCAAGAAGATCGAGACAGACGAGGAATTTGAAAATGTGTGGGTGGGCTGCACCAACTCTGGCAACTGGTACGCTCTCTCTGAGGGCAAGTATCCAACAGTGACGGACAAGGCGCCCGAAGCAAGGTACTACAACCCCGACGTCTACGACTCCCGCAAGAAATCGCCTCTGCCAATCTCGAAAGCTCTGTACCAAGGAGTCCACTACATGTCGCTGTCGTCTGACATCAATGCGGAAGGAAGACACATTGCCGGGCACAATAGACTGACAATCGACGCTCCCACTCAAGGCGGTGACGAGATGTCGCTGAAGCCGATCAATGCTTTCCAACAGGGGCAGAACTTTACCTGGTGGCAGGTGGCCATCATCTTAACCCTCGTCAGTGTGCTGAGCGGCTCTGGAGGCTACGCATATAAGATGAAGGACACCATAGAGTGGGATAATTTCAAACAGTTCAAGGTGCCGGAAATTCTTCCAAACGGACCGGAGGCCAAAATCGCACCTGAGACGGAGCCAACTATG GTTCGTGAGGCCGAACCTGCCCAGGAGACCATATTCCCTCACGATGCTGCCTCTCCTGCACCCCATGTGAGGTTTGCGGAGCCATCTCGTGGAGACAGCCCAACCAAGTCCGAGGCCGACGTTGAGGATGATGAGACCCCGAAGAAGAAGAAAGCGACCAGAG GCAAACGCGCCGGTAAGAAGCACAAGGAGAAGGAGAATGCCCAACTCGAGGCCAAAAACGCCAAAAACGACACACTCATTCCTCGCCCTGCTGCAGTCATCAGTGTCGCTGCTTCAGAAAGTGCTGAGTTGTCTGGACCGTTGAAGATCAACAATCTCGTCATCCACACCGACAAGATGATAGGCCAGGGGAGCTGCGGTACCATAGTCTACGAAGGCTCGTTCGAAGGCCGCGGCGTAGCTGTAAAGCGCATGCTTTCACAGTACTACGAGCTGGCGTCCCAGGAAGTCTCCTTCTTGCAACAAAGCGACGATCACCCGAACGTTGTGCGCTACTTCTGCCAACAGAAAGACGACCACTTCCTCTACATTGCTGTCGAGCTATGCCAAGCTAGTCTGTTTGAAGTGTGGGAGACAGAGAAGGCAAAGACGGAAGAAAGACAACGTCAGCTGAAGACCTTGAAGGTCTCTATGCAACAAGACATGTCCAAAACACTTCAGCAACTCGCGGCAGGCCTGTGTCATTTACACAAACTTCGGATCATCCACCGAGACATCAAGCCGCAGAACATCCTCGTTGCCTACCCTAAGAAGACACAACCGGATGCCAATAGACTGGTGATTTCAGACTTCGGGCTTGGCAAGAACCTCCCGGAGAACGTCAGCACTCTCGTCGACCCGACTGGCAATGCAGGAACATCTGGCTGGAAGGCCCCAGAGCTGATATCGCAACCACGTGAGATCACTAACCAAAACACTCATAGCACTTCCAAGGACGGCAGTGACAGTGGCATTGGCGGGGTCAGTGGTGTGAAACGTGCGGCGGATATCTTCTCACTCGGGTGTCTTTTCTTCTGGGTGTTGACCGATGGTGTGCATCCTTATGAGGATGAGAATGGATGGCAACAGCTCCGTGAGCTCAATATCAAGAGAGATAACAAGACGCTGGATGCTCTCAACCGTTG GTCTGACGCGTATGAGCCCCTGCAGCTGATAACATCAATGCTGGCGTATCAACCAGAGAAACGTCCAACAGCTCAAGCAGTCCTCAACCACCCTTACTTTTGGGCACCCGAGAAGCGACTGGCCTTCCTTTGCGACGTCTCCGACCATTTCGAGCGCGAACCCAGGGGCACCTACGATGACTGGTATAGGACGGATTCTGCTACCCTGCGCATCCTAGAAGATCGCGCCTTCGAAGTCATTGGCGCGCCAATCAGTGACGATATCCCTCCAAACTTCTTGGCCAAACTGGACCGCTCATTCGTGGATACCTTGGGCAAGCAACGCAAGTATAGCGGGGATCGATTGCTGGATCTGTTGCGGGCTTTAAGGAACAAGAAGAATCATTATGAGGACATGCCGGAACACGTCAAGAGACAGGTTGGGCCTCTTGCCGGTGGCTACCTAAGCTACTGGTGTGAACGCTTCCCGAGATTATTGATGACCTGTTATGAGGTGGTTCATGAAGCGAGATTGCAAGGGACCGACCGCTTTAAGGGGTACTTCGAGTTGGGTAACGATTGA